The Sulfurospirillum deleyianum DSM 6946 nucleotide sequence AGCGGTATCGAAATGTGTTACGAAGATGAGAAAAAGAGGCGTTGCTTTCATCTTCAAAAAAATGAATCTTCTCTTTTTCAAGGAAATCTTTGAGATGCGCTTTGCTGACATGTAACAGTGGACGAACGATGGTGTACGCTTCTCTTTTCTCCCACTCTCTCATGCCTATCATTTCAACCAATCCCGCTCCTTTGCAGAGTTGCATTAAAAACCACTCAAGTTGGTCTCCCAAATGGTGTGCCATAATAAGCGTTTCATAGCCATGTTCATGGATGAGCGATTCAAAAAATTCATAACGTACATGACGGGCATGGTGCTCAAAATTGCGCTCTTTTAGGTTACATGTAAAGGTGAAAAGGTTTTTGTTAAAGCGTAAAGAGAGCTCTTTTGCATAGGCTTCTTCTTCTTGACTTTGAGGACGTGTTTGGTAATTGACATGTGCGATGTCAAAAGAGATACCTTTTACATGTAATAAAAAGAAGAGAGCGGTAGAGTCTCCACCGCCAGAAAAAGCCAAAAGGTTTTTTGTATGTTGAAGAGACGCTAAGGTGCTCTCATGCAAGAGCGGTGATGGTTGCAACGAGTTTATCTCCCACAAGCTCTGTGATTTTAGCCCTATAAGATGCGCCAATAGAGACATTCTCCACCTCTGAGTCATTCACCAAAATTTCTCCATCGATCCCAGGCGCCCATAAAAGCTCTCTAGCTCCCATAAAGAGTTCATGTTCACTGCTTTCACCTTCAATCAAGATAAGAACTTCTTTTCCAACCTCTTTTTCAAAACTCTGTTTGGTTTTAGCTTGAACGATTTTATCGAGTTGTTTAATGCGTTTATTGATGGTTTTTGTATCAATTTTTCCATGCATTTCGTACGCACTTGTATCTTCTTCGTCGGAATAAGCAAAAATATTGACACGGTCAAAATCGAAACGTTTTGCAAAGCTCAAAAGCTCTTCAAACTCAGCATCACTCTCTTCTGGATGACCTACGATAAAACTGGTGCGAATAAAACTATTGGGTGCTTTACGCATCATCTCTAATTGTTCCATGATACGCTCACGTCCTGCTCCTCTTTTCATACGTTTAAGCATGGTATCACTGATGTGTTGGATAGGCATATCAAAGTAGTTGTGACAAAGTGGTGAAGCAATAATGCGCTCAATCAAAGCGTTGGAAGTGGTGGTTGGATAGAGATACAAGATACGTGCACTCTTGATTCCCTCAATCTTCTCAACCGCATCAATAAGCTTAATCAGTCCCTCTTTTTCGCCCATGTCTCTTAGGTATGAGCTACTATCTTGCGAGATAAAGCTAAAGTCATAAAAACCTTTAGACACTAAGGCTTTAACTTCTTTGATGAGAGATTCAAGGGTACGTGAGTGCAATTTACCTTTAAAACCGGGGATGGCGCAAAAACTACACGCTTGATTACACCCCTCTGAGAGTTTGACATAGGCATGGGCATTGGAGCCTGTAATGACACGCTCTTCTTCGTTCATTAAGTAGGTTGAAGGGGTGAAGCGGTTTTGGCGCAGGGCAATAATCTCATCAATTTTGTCATAATCGCCCACGCCTGTAAACAAGTCGACTTCTTTGAGTTCTTTGGTTAAATCCTCTTTGTAACGCTCACTTAAACAGCCCGCCATAACTAACAAAGAGCCTTTTTTACGAGCTTCATGCAGTGCAAAAATGGTGTTGAGACTCTCCTCTTTGGCAGGTCCGATAAATCCACAGGTATTGACAATGAGTACATCCGCTTGTGAAGCGTCGTCGCAGAGTTCATACGCACGCAATTTTCCTAACATCACTTCGCTATCCACGAGATTTTTGTTACAGCCCAGTGAGACTAAATGTAGTTTTTTCAAGCTTTTCCTTTGTTATATCCATAAATTATCAATGAGACGGGTGGTACCCACTTTTGCGCAGACTAAAATAATGCAGTTGCCTAATTCAATCGAAGGTATTGTATCAAAATCTCTATTTAAGATTTCCACATATTCTACATGTAAAGGAGATAGTACTTCTAACATTTCAGCTTTAATTATCTCACAATCTCTCTCTTTTCCCATGAGTGCACGAGAAGCAACTTTAAGGGATTTGGAGAGCAAAAGGGCTTCTTGACGCTCGTGTGCATTTAAATAGACATTGCGACTTGAAAGCGCTAGTCCATCATCCTCTCGTACAATTTCGCACGGAACAATCTCAAGGTCTAAAAAGAGTGTTTTGACCATATTTTGGATGAGATAAAGTTGCTGGGCATCTTTTTTTCCAAAGTAGGCACGATAGGGTTTGGTGAGGTTAAAGAGTTTTAAAACAACCCGTAAAACACCATCAAAATGCCCTGGACGTGCCAGTCCTTCTAGGATGTACGCTTTGGTGCTAGGCGCTATAATGCTTGGCTCACATGCGCCATACATCGCCTCTGCGTTGGGCATAAATAAAATATCAACCCCTGCGAGTTCACAGATTTTGATATCAGCTTGCGTGCGTTTGGGGTACGTTTCAAAATCTTCTCCCGCTAAAAATTGTGTAGGGTTTACAAACACAGAGACGATGGTATGGTCATTTTGAGCTGTTGATTTTTGAATGAGGCTTAGATGACCGTTGTGTAAAGCTCCCATAGTTGGTACAAAACCAACACTGTTTGAAAGCTCACCTCGTGCATGGCGTAATTCTTCAATGGTTGTTACTATTTTCATTTTAGGCACTTTAGAGTTTATTTGGAGTAAAATAGATACTTTTAAAAAGCGCATTATATCAAAAGGAAGATGTTTGGATAGTTACGAATATACGGAATTATTAAAAAAATTAACCACCAAAGTGGATAATATCGCTCAGATTATCAAACCTGAAGAGATTGCAAAAAGGCTTGGGGAGATTGAAGCCATCGAGCAAGACCCTGAATTTTGGAATGATGCCAAAAGAGCGGCTGAAATGCAAAAAGAAAAAACCGCACTCAACTCTCTTTTAAATCGTTATACCAAAGCTAAAAATGTCGTCAGTGATGCCGTTGATTTGTACGAGATGGCAAATGCTGAAAACGATGAGACGACCATAGAAGAGCTTTTTAACGATGCGCAGCGTGTGGAAGATCATATCACCAATCTTGAAATTGCGATGATGCTGAGCGGTGAAAATGATACGAAAAATGCTATCGTTTCTATTCACCCAGGGGCTGGTGGAACGGAGAGTCAAGATTGGGCGAGTATTTTGTATCGTATGTATTTGCGTTGGGCGGAACGCTCAGGCTTTAAAGTAGAAGTGCTTGATTATCAAGAAGGTGAAGAAGCGGGCATTAAGGATGTGAGTTTCATCATTAGCGGTGAAAATGCGTATGGGTATCTTAAAGTAGAAAATGGTATTCACCGATTGGTACGCATTAGCCCCTTTGATGCCAATGCAAAGCGCCATACATCGTTTAGTTCTGTGATGGTTTCACCTGAGGTGGATGATGATATTGACATTGTGCTTGAAGATAGAGATTTGAAGGTCGATACCTACCGAGCCAGCGGTGCAGGTGGTCAGCATGTCAATAAAACAGACAGTGCGATTCGTATTACCCATATGCCAACAGGTATTGTAGTACAGTGTCAAAATGATAGGTCTCAGCATAAAAATAGAGCTTCAGCAATGAAAATGCTCAAATCTCGTTTGTATGAACTCGAACTTGAAAAACAACAAGCGGAAAAAGATGGGATTGAAAAGAGTGAGATTGGATGGGGACACCAGATACGCTCTTATGTTCTAGCCCCTTATCAGCAAGTCAAAGACAACCGAAGCAATATTGCCTATTCTCAAGTCAATGCGATTTTAGATGGCGATATTTCAAAAGTGATTGAAGATGTGCTGATTGCACAAAAACGTTAAATTTTATCTTTACATGTAAAAGGAGAAACCATGCATAGACAAGCGATTTTAAATCAATTAGGTTACAGTGTCAGTGAGAATACCATAGCGCAACTTGAGCGTGTGATTGCCAATACTTCAGGATTTGAGCATGTTGAAAAGCATCTTATGGCATTGCATGATGCCCTTAAACCTTTTCATTCGTTTGTCGCACTTTCAAGCAATAAAGACTATTTTAAAATCAAAAATGAGGCAGGAGATGCCACGAGAGTCGATGAGGTCAATGAGATGATTGTTAAATGGGCTGAAAAATATAAAATTACTTTAGAAAAAGTTCCAAATAAAAACACCTATTATGTGATAGGGTATAAATTATAAAGGTCACAAATGACAAAACGTACGTATGGTATTATCGCTTCTGTGGTGGTGGTAACAGTATTGGCTGCTACGCCACTGGTTATTTCACAAAAAATTGATGCATCGCTTAAAAAAGAAGCAGACCATTTAGCAAAAAATGGTTTTAAAACAGAAGAGTTGAGCAAGAGCGGTTATTTTACAACGAAGAGAACGTTTAGCCTTGAAGTTACGGATGCAAGAAAAGCTCGTGATTTTTTATTGGCGCAGTTGGTGGAAAAAAACGCTCAATACAAACTCTTTGCGCAAAGCCTTCAACAAGGAAGCGAGGCGGAGATTAATGAGGCGATCAATGGTTTACAATTTAAAGGAGAGATGTCACACAGCAATCTTTTGCCACAAGATGTAAAAGTCTCTTTAAGTCTTAGTGCCCTGCCTACGTCTGTTCAGGAAAATCTTAAAACGGATGCAGCGCTTTTGGCTTTGCTCACGCCTCTGCTGACAAAAGGTGTTTTAGGGGCAGATATGCTTTTTGGAAGTGATGAAAAACTCAAAGCTTTTCATTTAAAAGATATTCAAGAAGAGCTGAGCATGGATGGGGGTAAGTTAATACTGAACACCAAAGACCATACGCTTAAATTGGATCATCGTGGTGAAGTTGTGGTGGGAAGCTTAGGGGTTGGACATCAGCTGATTGCCGCACAAGCGGAGATGATGGAGTCCAAAAGTGAGCTTAACTCGTTTTTGTATAATTTTACTTATCATGATGAGTTTAACAATCATGCAGATATGCGTATTGGAAACTATGCGCTTGAAATTAACGATGAGTTTACGGCACTTAAGGCTGGATTAGGTGGGCTTAAAGCGACCAGTAGCATTGAAGAGAAAAATCAAGAGCTTCTGATGAAAGCCGAATATACACTGGATAAAATAGCTCTTGAAGAGAGCGGTGAGAGCATCAAAATGGATACTTTCTTGACCAATTTCTTTTTAAGAGGTGTGGATGCCAATGCCATGCGAAAATTGCAAACAGATTATAATACCCTGTTGATAAGCCAAACACCTCCTTCTGATGAGGTTTTATTGGCAGATATTATGGCGTTGATTCAGCATGGGTTTACATTTGATTTGGGGCTTATCTTTAAAGGTATTGATTATGACACGATGCACTTCAAAGATATGAGTATCGATACGACGTTAGCCCTTGCAAAAAACAGTTACAGCAATCAGCAGAGTCCTCTGGCACTTTTAGGGCTTTTGGATATAAGCTCAAAGGTCAAAATTCACAAAGATGATCGTACGCTTTTGGAAAGTCTCCAGCTGACAGCAAAAAAGGATTTTGCTTTGGGCAAGGCTGAGGGAGACTATTTTATCTATGACATTAACATGAAAAATGGTGTGCTAAGTGTCAATAATCAAGCGATTCAATAAGCAATGACACCCAATACACCACAAACATCAACCAATATTTTTTTCTTATCTCTTGGCGATACTTTTTCGCCGAGGGTTCTGCTGGTTTCGCTTGTCTCCTTTCTTTTAACGCTGCTGGTTTTTGTAGGCATCATTTGGCTCTTTTTTGGAGGGATGGGTGCGCTGTCGCTTTGGTTAAGTGAAAGCGTGCAAAGTTTTGAGGGGAGTTTAGAACAGAGTTGGCTTTTTAGCGTTGTCTCGTTGATTTTTATCACCAAAACGGTGGTCTCCATCCTCTTCTTTTTTACGTCTGCTTTGGTGGTGTATTATCTTTTTTTAATGGTCTATTCTGTCATTGTAGGTTTTTTCTCAGGCTATTTTATCAGCGAAATCGCACGTAACTATTATCCTCATGTGGCATTAAAAGGGATTGGTTTTGTAGGTTATGTAGGCGTGATGCTTAAAAGTGTGCTTATCACCACGGTTTTATTTATTATCTTATCGCCGTTGGTGTTTATCCCTCTGCTGAATTTTCTTTTACTCTTACCCGTTTTTTATCTTTTTCATAAACTCTTAGTACTAGAAGTTTCCTCTATGGTTAATACCTCTTCTGAGTATAAAGTATTGAAACAACGCTATTCAGGAGGTATGAGGAGCATTTCACTGCTCTGTTTTGCCCTAACGTTTATCCCTTTTATAGGCGTTGTTATTTATCCTTATTATGTCATTGTGATGAGTCATTTTTTACTGCGTAAGACGGAGGCATTACGAGCTTAACAGCGCTCGAAAATGCCTTTTTCTCTGTTTTTATAAAGATGTGAATGTTCGGCAATAGCGCCATGCATCGCAATATAAATCCCTTTTTTTTCTGTTACATGTAAAGCGCCAAGGGCGAACATAAAGTTGGCGGTTGCCTCTGTGGTATCAATACTAAAAGGTACCATAGCGCCTGTAAGTATGACACATTTCTCTTTTACATGTAAAGCCAAAAAACGTGCTGTTTGATCCATCGTATCGGTTCCATGGACGATTAAAATTTTGTGAGAAGTAGAGGTTTGAATGGTATGTGCTATGTGGGCTCTATCCGCATCGTTCATCTCTAAACTGTCTTTGTGTAGGATAGAACGAAGCGTATAGTGTGTGTTAGAGCAGTGGTGTAAAATAGACTCTATGGCATTGCTATCTTTGGGAACTTCAAGTTCACCACGCAGAGGATTGTAGCGTTTGTTAAACGTCCCTCCGGTATTGAGGATAAGAATAGGCTCCATCTTAAATCTTCTGTTGAATTTGAATTTTTTTAGGTTCAAAAAGTTCAGTGGCTCGTTGAATAAAAGGAGTATTTAAAATCTCCGTAGCGTCAAACTCTTTTTGATTTGCCAATAAATCGCCTGTGGCGCAACTTTCGCTTTGAGGTTTTTCTTCAAATTCTAGATTTTCGATGGTGGAAGCACTTTGCGGGGCTTCTTCTTCAAAGGAAGGAGTCAAAGGTTGTGTTGTTGAAACTTCTAGCTCTTTTTTGATAATGTTAATCTTCGTTTCAAATCCAAAAATATCTTGTACAAAATGACGAATAATCGCAGAATTATGCTTTAAAATGGTTCCACTCTCACCCTGTGCCGTTGAATGGAGTGTTAAGGTGTTGTCTATAAAACTCTCAAACTGGATATGGTGTTGGAAACACTCCCCGAGTTCGACATTACGATCAAGCAGTTTATCGCACAAACGGCTAAAAAGCATTTGTGCTGTTACCCCTTGATCAGGAACATGCGCTGTTTCCATGGAAGTTTCAAGAAGGAGGGGATGCGCTGTTTCTTCTTCTTGCATGGGCGTATGCAAAGGCATTTGAAGCTTCTCATTTTCTAAAGAGTCTATCATCTCTTCTATCGTTTTAATGTGTGTTGCCTCAACCATTTTAAAGAGCACTAAAGAGAGGATAAAGCCGTTATTCGCATTAATGTAAAGGAGGCTTTTGGCTTCGCTTAAAATCTTAAAAAAACGTTCATAAAGTAGGGTTGAAAAGCGTCTGTCTTGCTCAAAAAAAGCGTTTTTCAAATAGGCAATTAACTCATCCATAACCACTTCACACTCATAACTCTCTAGCGTTTTAATCAGTCCTAATAGTTCTGTTTTATTGCCGTTTAAAATGGCACTAAAGAGGGTTTCTAACTGTTTGGGGTCTAACAGCCCTAGCATCGTTGCGACATGTTCAGGCGTAATGTAACCTTTAGAATAAATAATCGCTTGATCCAAAAGCGTTAAGGTATCACGCAGTGAACCATTTCCCGCACGAGAGAGCATCTCAAGGGCTTCTTTTTCATACTCAATTTTTTCCAAATTTAAAATGTGGCAGAGGTGATTGATGACATCACTTTGTTTAATTTGTTTAAAACGAAAGTGTTGCACTCTCGATAAAATCGTCGCAGGAAGTTTTAAAGGGTCGGTGGTTGCTAGGATAAATTTAACATACGAAGGAGGCTCTTCTAGCGTTTTTAAGAGGGCATTAAAGGCTTGAGTCGTGAGCATATGCACTTCATCAATAATAAAAATTTTAAATCGAGCAGAAGAGGGTTTGTATTTGGTACTTTCAATCAATTCACGAATATCATCAATGCCT carries:
- the tilS gene encoding tRNA lysidine(34) synthetase TilS, which produces MQPSPLLHESTLASLQHTKNLLAFSGGGDSTALFFLLHVKGISFDIAHVNYQTRPQSQEEEAYAKELSLRFNKNLFTFTCNLKERNFEHHARHVRYEFFESLIHEHGYETLIMAHHLGDQLEWFLMQLCKGAGLVEMIGMREWEKREAYTIVRPLLHVSKAHLKDFLEKEKIHFFEDESNASFSHLRNTFRYRFATPLLEAYEAGIAKSFAYLDEDTQRLLPKRFKRIKELFIIPLHDDDLINIRQIDKALKILGLLASSKERHEILQTRNCVVGHTLAVVFGENAIYIAPYRKTPLTKNEKEMYRKAKIPAKIRAYLASEEIDINEVVLR
- the rimO gene encoding 30S ribosomal protein S12 methylthiotransferase RimO, with the protein product MKKLHLVSLGCNKNLVDSEVMLGKLRAYELCDDASQADVLIVNTCGFIGPAKEESLNTIFALHEARKKGSLLVMAGCLSERYKEDLTKELKEVDLFTGVGDYDKIDEIIALRQNRFTPSTYLMNEEERVITGSNAHAYVKLSEGCNQACSFCAIPGFKGKLHSRTLESLIKEVKALVSKGFYDFSFISQDSSSYLRDMGEKEGLIKLIDAVEKIEGIKSARILYLYPTTTSNALIERIIASPLCHNYFDMPIQHISDTMLKRMKRGAGRERIMEQLEMMRKAPNSFIRTSFIVGHPEESDAEFEELLSFAKRFDFDRVNIFAYSDEEDTSAYEMHGKIDTKTINKRIKQLDKIVQAKTKQSFEKEVGKEVLILIEGESSEHELFMGARELLWAPGIDGEILVNDSEVENVSIGASYRAKITELVGDKLVATITALA
- the panC gene encoding pantoate--beta-alanine ligase, translating into MKIVTTIEELRHARGELSNSVGFVPTMGALHNGHLSLIQKSTAQNDHTIVSVFVNPTQFLAGEDFETYPKRTQADIKICELAGVDILFMPNAEAMYGACEPSIIAPSTKAYILEGLARPGHFDGVLRVVLKLFNLTKPYRAYFGKKDAQQLYLIQNMVKTLFLDLEIVPCEIVREDDGLALSSRNVYLNAHERQEALLLSKSLKVASRALMGKERDCEIIKAEMLEVLSPLHVEYVEILNRDFDTIPSIELGNCIILVCAKVGTTRLIDNLWI
- the prfB gene encoding peptide chain release factor 2 — its product is MDSYEYTELLKKLTTKVDNIAQIIKPEEIAKRLGEIEAIEQDPEFWNDAKRAAEMQKEKTALNSLLNRYTKAKNVVSDAVDLYEMANAENDETTIEELFNDAQRVEDHITNLEIAMMLSGENDTKNAIVSIHPGAGGTESQDWASILYRMYLRWAERSGFKVEVLDYQEGEEAGIKDVSFIISGENAYGYLKVENGIHRLVRISPFDANAKRHTSFSSVMVSPEVDDDIDIVLEDRDLKVDTYRASGAGGQHVNKTDSAIRITHMPTGIVVQCQNDRSQHKNRASAMKMLKSRLYELELEKQQAEKDGIEKSEIGWGHQIRSYVLAPYQQVKDNRSNIAYSQVNAILDGDISKVIEDVLIAQKR
- a CDS encoding DUF945 family protein codes for the protein MTKRTYGIIASVVVVTVLAATPLVISQKIDASLKKEADHLAKNGFKTEELSKSGYFTTKRTFSLEVTDARKARDFLLAQLVEKNAQYKLFAQSLQQGSEAEINEAINGLQFKGEMSHSNLLPQDVKVSLSLSALPTSVQENLKTDAALLALLTPLLTKGVLGADMLFGSDEKLKAFHLKDIQEELSMDGGKLILNTKDHTLKLDHRGEVVVGSLGVGHQLIAAQAEMMESKSELNSFLYNFTYHDEFNNHADMRIGNYALEINDEFTALKAGLGGLKATSSIEEKNQELLMKAEYTLDKIALEESGESIKMDTFLTNFFLRGVDANAMRKLQTDYNTLLISQTPPSDEVLLADIMALIQHGFTFDLGLIFKGIDYDTMHFKDMSIDTTLALAKNSYSNQQSPLALLGLLDISSKVKIHKDDRTLLESLQLTAKKDFALGKAEGDYFIYDINMKNGVLSVNNQAIQ
- a CDS encoding EI24 domain-containing protein gives rise to the protein MTPNTPQTSTNIFFLSLGDTFSPRVLLVSLVSFLLTLLVFVGIIWLFFGGMGALSLWLSESVQSFEGSLEQSWLFSVVSLIFITKTVVSILFFFTSALVVYYLFLMVYSVIVGFFSGYFISEIARNYYPHVALKGIGFVGYVGVMLKSVLITTVLFIILSPLVFIPLLNFLLLLPVFYLFHKLLVLEVSSMVNTSSEYKVLKQRYSGGMRSISLLCFALTFIPFIGVVIYPYYVIVMSHFLLRKTEALRA
- a CDS encoding asparaginase domain-containing protein, whose amino-acid sequence is MEPILILNTGGTFNKRYNPLRGELEVPKDSNAIESILHHCSNTHYTLRSILHKDSLEMNDADRAHIAHTIQTSTSHKILIVHGTDTMDQTARFLALHVKEKCVILTGAMVPFSIDTTEATANFMFALGALHVTEKKGIYIAMHGAIAEHSHLYKNREKGIFERC
- a CDS encoding DNA polymerase III subunit gamma/tau — encoded protein: MPHQVLALKYRPSSFDKLIGQEAITQTLSSALNQNRLSHAYLFSGLRGSGKTSTARIFAKALVCEQGPNATPCDVCEHCLSANENRHIDIIEMDAASNRGIDDIRELIESTKYKPSSARFKIFIIDEVHMLTTQAFNALLKTLEEPPSYVKFILATTDPLKLPATILSRVQHFRFKQIKQSDVINHLCHILNLEKIEYEKEALEMLSRAGNGSLRDTLTLLDQAIIYSKGYITPEHVATMLGLLDPKQLETLFSAILNGNKTELLGLIKTLESYECEVVMDELIAYLKNAFFEQDRRFSTLLYERFFKILSEAKSLLYINANNGFILSLVLFKMVEATHIKTIEEMIDSLENEKLQMPLHTPMQEEETAHPLLLETSMETAHVPDQGVTAQMLFSRLCDKLLDRNVELGECFQHHIQFESFIDNTLTLHSTAQGESGTILKHNSAIIRHFVQDIFGFETKINIIKKELEVSTTQPLTPSFEEEAPQSASTIENLEFEEKPQSESCATGDLLANQKEFDATEILNTPFIQRATELFEPKKIQIQQKI